A DNA window from Drosophila pseudoobscura strain MV-25-SWS-2005 chromosome 2, UCI_Dpse_MV25, whole genome shotgun sequence contains the following coding sequences:
- the pinta gene encoding retinol-binding protein pinta isoform X2, producing the protein MWSRSSSARRQVTAIDSDPEKVLRQVQELSDWLDANPQINGCKTFENLHFFLRTSKFDVERTKKKLKTFYQMRAERTEWFDNRDPNLPEIQELLELGVFLPVGPDSDNGCMVVVIRTAAHDPKKHTQNNVFKDLHDTQDTVPSDGPPRGNLCEQCSLAKRTGWAGPELRRTRHQMETVAGGEFRFLCGTRQI; encoded by the exons ATGTGGTCGCGCAGCAGCAGTGCAAGGCGGCAAGTCACCGCCATAGACAGTGATCCCGAGAAGGTATTGAGGCAGGTGCAGGAGCTGAGCGACTGGCTGGACGCCAATCCCCAGATCAACGGATGCAAGACGTTCgagaatttgcatttttttctgCGCACCTCCAAATTTGATGTGGAACGCACAAAGAAGAAGCTAAAGACATTCTATCAGATGCGTGCAGAGCGAACCGAATGGTTCGATAATCGCGATCCCAACTTACCCGAAATCCAGGAGCTGCTGGAACTGGGCGTTTTTCTTCCCGTTGGCCCGGACTCAGACAATGGTTGTATGGTTGTGGTCATTCGGACGGCGGCCCATGATCCgaagaaacacacacagaacaacGTCTTCAAA GATCTTCATGACACCCAAGATACGGTCCCGAGTGATGGTCCGCCGCGAGGGAACCTCTGTGAACAGTGCTCACTTGCCAAAAGAACTGGGTGGGCAGGGCCCGAGCTACGCCGAACTCGCCATCAAATGGAAACGGTTGCTGGAGGAGAATTCCGATTTCTATGTGGAACAAGACAAATATAA
- the pinta gene encoding retinol-binding protein pinta isoform X1 — protein MWSRSSSARRQVTAIDSDPEKVLRQVQELSDWLDANPQINGCKTFENLHFFLRTSKFDVERTKKKLKTFYQMRAERTEWFDNRDPNLPEIQELLELGVFLPVGPDSDNGCMVVVIRTAAHDPKKHTQNNVFKTSKMILDLLLKLDPESCAKGMVAILDMQGVQLGHALQLNPKLIKRSVESWTAYPCQPKLLEFTNAPRHVNIFLNTFRIFMTPKIRSRVMVRREGTSVNSAHLPKELGGQGPSYAELAIKWKRLLEENSDFYVEQDKYKSKLK, from the exons ATGTGGTCGCGCAGCAGCAGTGCAAGGCGGCAAGTCACCGCCATAGACAGTGATCCCGAGAAGGTATTGAGGCAGGTGCAGGAGCTGAGCGACTGGCTGGACGCCAATCCCCAGATCAACGGATGCAAGACGTTCgagaatttgcatttttttctgCGCACCTCCAAATTTGATGTGGAACGCACAAAGAAGAAGCTAAAGACATTCTATCAGATGCGTGCAGAGCGAACCGAATGGTTCGATAATCGCGATCCCAACTTACCCGAAATCCAGGAGCTGCTGGAACTGGGCGTTTTTCTTCCCGTTGGCCCGGACTCAGACAATGGTTGTATGGTTGTGGTCATTCGGACGGCGGCCCATGATCCgaagaaacacacacagaacaacGTCTTCAAA aCCAGTAAAATGATATTGGACTTGCTGTTGAAGCTCGATCCGGAGAGCTGTGCTAAGGGCATGGTGGCCATACTGGATATGCAGGGCGTTCAGTTGGGTCATGCCCTGCAGCTGAATCCAAAGCTCATTAAACGATCGGTGGAGAGCTGGACAGCCTATCCCTGCCAGCCCAAGCTATTGGAGTTTACTAACGCTCCGCGTCATGTAAACATCTTTCTGAACACTTTCCG GATCTTCATGACACCCAAGATACGGTCCCGAGTGATGGTCCGCCGCGAGGGAACCTCTGTGAACAGTGCTCACTTGCCAAAAGAACTGGGTGGGCAGGGCCCGAGCTACGCCGAACTCGCCATCAAATGGAAACGGTTGCTGGAGGAGAATTCCGATTTCTATGTGGAACAAGACAAATATAAAAGCAAGCTCAAGTAA
- the LOC4801670 gene encoding transcription factor SPT20 homolog — translation MMVRHFNSSLPWALLVLLLLAALTLQLASAGGEQEQGEGESESASTESNEIIPREAIQKLDYSVRQALLRAIDKLEQEEAAASATGVTESGEERPRSSGSRTTLARNEATTLPSPREKDEILEESTNKAESEPEAVVPTVQFYTATFDERNAQEQLLSSFIDRSKLWKKTTAVRKPSTHSQALSIEPKSVEAGPENRQLTRSVDSGSSSGSVSSNEISHDGSHEIKFEIRNVRKEATTAATTTTSTTSTTSTTARPRTTRRRPTTTTTTTTTTTTPRPTHNEDGENIEQVDKQDIRIQEAPLVTAFTVDLDERGTAQKFRPLLSGQRPNYPQQQQYPHIGPTITKLNVLETEPPATPLPTQYPPTGSSSTPISQVSTSASPSNGFSTTPAFLASSTSNYAKQEPLTDLAAPPSVNNYLIERHRALEQQIYQLKVQAQQQQALILRQLKLLEEQSQSRFQGAPLAQSSTLQPQHQQQLPQVQQQQQQQQQQQQQHQHGPLEAIQTLQPPAVGYSIRPSVEFIPSTHTKTVIYPTYPIEQQLPLRDAVSGHKFALNNGNSQNNYQKLPGPAPANAVQQIFQNLQQSLQKSNENSINNNAQVQPSNQFNFAPAEASHQQALPQHSFKQFQQPQQQQQQQLLLPSYVSSALFQQQQQQPHQQHRGRQFRQESGVGNFGLNSNVEIQPSNSFATTIVSQQQQQPNSNPSLENQNFYRQHLTPQLSNQLQQNAQQYLQQQLIQQQQQQQQQPQAADASSNISPALNHGIPQFASQNLHFNGAF, via the exons AGACATTTCAACAGCAGTCTGCCTTGGGCGCTTCTGGTGCTCCTCTTGCTGGCCGCTCTCACGCTCCAGTTGGCCAGCGCCGGcggggagcaggagcagggggagggcgagagcgagagcgccAGCACTGAGAGCAACGAGATCATTCCGCGCGAGGCCATCCAGAAGTTGGACTACTCTGTGCGCCAGGCGCTGCTGCGGGCCATCGACaagctggagcaggaggaggcggccgCCTCCGCGACTGGCGTGACGGAGAGCGGGGAGGAGCGCCCCAGAAGTAGCGGATCCAGAACGACTCTGGCCCGGAACGAGGCCACCACGCTGCCATCGCCACGGGAAAAGGACGAGATCCTCGAGGAGAGCACCAACAAGGCCGAGTCGGAGCCGGAGGCTGTGGTGCCCACCGTGCAGTTCTACACGGCCACCTTCGACGAGAGGAATGCCCAGGAGCAGCTGCTCTCCTCCTTCATAGATCGCTCGAAGCTGTGGAAGAAGACTACGGCGGTGAGGAAGCCGAGCACCCATTCCCAGGCCCTTTCCATCGAGCCAAAGTCCGTGGAGGCGGGTCCGGAGAATCGCCAGCTCACACGCAGCGTGGACTCCGGCTCTAGCTCCGGGTCCGTGAGCAGCAACGAGATCTCCCACGACGGCAGCCATGAGATCAAGTTCGAGATCAGAAATGTCCGGAAGGAGGCAACCACAGCggcaaccaccaccacctcaaCGACGAGTACAACATCCACGACAGCTCGTCCCCGCACCACACGGCGTCGTCCGACGACGACCaccacaacgacaacgaccaCAACCACACCCAGACCCACACACAACGAGGATGGGGAGAACATTGAGCAGGTCGACAAGCAGGACATTCGCATCCAGGAAGCACCACTCGTGACGGCCTTCACGGTGGATCTCGATGAGCGGGGAACAGCGCAGAAGTTCCGCCCCCTGCTGTCCGGTCAACGTCCCAACtatccgcagcagcagcagtatccACACATTGGACCCACCATCACCAAGCTGAACGTGCTGGAGACGGAGCCGCCGGCCACCCCGCTGCCCACACAGTACCCGCCCaccgggagcagcagcacccccaTCTCGCAGGTCAGCACGAGTGCGAGCCCCAGCAATGGGTTCTCCACCACGCCCGCATTCCTGGCCAGCTCCACCTCCAACTACGCCAAG CAGGAGCcactcaccgatctggcggcCCCGCCCAGTGTGAACAACTATCTGATCGAGCGGCATCGGGCTCTGGAGCAACAGATCTACCAACTGAAGGTTCaggcgcaacagcagcaggcctTAATCTTGCGccagctgaagctgctggaggagcagagccagagccgctTCCAGGGCGCTCCACTTGCGCAATCCAGCACTTTACAACcacaacatcaacagcaactgcCCCaagtccagcagcagcaacaacagcagcaacagcagcagcaacagcatcaacaTGGTCCGTTGGAGGCCATTCAGACGCTGCAACCGCCTGCGGTGGGTTACTCCATAAGACCTTCGGTGGAATTTATACCCAGCACACATACCAAGACTGTTATTTATCCCACATATCCAATTGAGCAGCAATTGCCGCTCCGCGATGCCGTTTCGGGTCATAAATTTGCCCTgaacaacggcaacagccaAAATAATTACCAGAAGCTGCCAGGCCCCGCCCCCGCGAATGCAGTGCAGCAGATTTTCCAAAACTTGCAGCAATCATTGCAGAAATCGAATGAAAATTCCATCAATAACAATGCGCAGGTCCAGCCCTCGAATCAGTTCAACTTTGCCCCCGCGGAGGCGTCGCACCAGCAGGCCCTGCCACAGCACAGCTTCAAGCAATTCCAACAgccccagcaacaacaacagcaacagttgctGCTGCCCAGCTACGTGAGCAGTGCTCtctttcagcagcagcaacagcagccacatcaACAGCATAGGGGCCGGCAGTTTCGCCAGGAGTCGGGAGTGGGCAACTTTGGCCTGAATTCCAATGTGGAGATCCAGCCGAGCAACTCCTTTGCCACCACCATcgtcagccagcagcagcagcagcccaactCGAATCCCAGTCTGGAGAATCAGAACTTCTATCGCCAGCATCTGACGCCACAGCTGAGCAATCAACTCCAACAGAATGCCCAGCAGTatctgcaacagcagctcatccagcagcagcagcaacagcaacagcagccacaggcCGCCGATGCCTCATCCAACATTAGTCCAG CTCTCAACCATGGGATACCACAGTTCGCCTCACAAAATCTGCACTTCAATGGCGCCTTTTGA